A genomic window from Egibacteraceae bacterium includes:
- a CDS encoding STAS domain-containing protein encodes MELSLDHRKEGERTVLEVGGEVDVYTAPKLREKLVELVGEGHHQIIVDMTKVEFLDSTGLGVLVGGLKRVRSHDGSLSLVCNQERILKIFRITGLTKVFPIHDSLDEALQES; translated from the coding sequence GTGGAGCTGTCGCTTGATCATCGCAAGGAAGGGGAGCGCACCGTACTCGAGGTGGGCGGTGAGGTGGACGTCTACACGGCCCCGAAGCTGCGGGAGAAGCTCGTCGAGCTCGTCGGCGAGGGGCACCATCAGATCATCGTCGACATGACCAAGGTCGAGTTCCTCGACTCCACAGGCCTCGGCGTGCTCGTCGGCGGCCTGAAGCGGGTCCGCTCGCACGACGGAAGCCTCTCCCTCGTCTGCAACCAGGAGCGGATCCTCAAGATCTTCCGCATCACCGGGCTGACGAAGGTCTTCCCGATCCACGACTCCCTTGACGAGGCGCTCCAGGAATCGTGA
- a CDS encoding ATP-binding protein: MKAEHTEVELHLPPNVQYVGLARLVVTVAARQAGMADERVEDLKIAVSEATTNAIMAHRRSAQPRQVVLAFGPTENDTFGVTIIDTGPGFDPLPPDAHDGRDWQEESGLGVTLIRGLADDVEFVRGEGMRVNMHFAVGLSANGHDAG; this comes from the coding sequence GTGAAGGCGGAGCATACGGAGGTCGAGCTGCACCTGCCCCCCAACGTGCAGTACGTCGGGCTCGCCCGGCTGGTCGTCACGGTCGCCGCGCGGCAGGCGGGCATGGCGGACGAGCGCGTCGAGGATCTCAAGATCGCGGTCAGCGAGGCGACGACGAACGCCATCATGGCGCACCGTCGCAGCGCCCAGCCGCGCCAGGTCGTGCTCGCGTTCGGTCCGACCGAGAACGACACGTTCGGGGTGACGATCATCGACACCGGCCCCGGCTTCGACCCCCTGCCACCCGATGCCCACGACGGGCGGGACTGGCAGGAGGAGAGCGGTCTCGGGGTCACGCTCATCCGGGGACTGGCCGACGACGTCGAGTTCGTGCGCGGTGAGGGCATGCGGGTGAACATGCACTTCGCCGTCGGGCTTTCCGCGAACGGCCACGACGCCGGCTGA
- a CDS encoding class I SAM-dependent methyltransferase — MDERIASTVAAYDEAAEAYQEQMSERRPLDAVRKFAGMAGRGARVLDVACGPVLDVRALRDAGLKVVAGDRSHESMRIGKILFPKGALARWDFRRLPFADDTFGGVWAHAALQHLPRAQMRAGLAELRRVQASGPIFVGFREGSDDLEPVEDPPAGTVYVTTVSADELRALLLDAGYVEVEVDVRPDLNGRPASWLYGFGRLRT; from the coding sequence GTGGACGAGCGCATCGCGAGCACCGTGGCCGCCTACGACGAGGCGGCCGAGGCCTACCAGGAGCAGATGAGCGAGCGGCGGCCGCTCGACGCGGTGCGCAAGTTCGCCGGCATGGCGGGACGGGGCGCGCGCGTGCTCGACGTCGCCTGCGGGCCCGTGCTGGACGTGCGGGCGCTGCGTGACGCCGGCCTGAAGGTCGTCGCCGGCGACCGCTCGCACGAGTCGATGCGGATCGGCAAGATCCTGTTCCCCAAGGGCGCGCTGGCCCGCTGGGACTTCCGCCGCCTGCCGTTCGCCGACGACACCTTCGGGGGCGTGTGGGCGCACGCCGCCCTCCAGCACCTGCCGCGGGCACAGATGCGCGCCGGGCTCGCGGAGCTGCGGCGCGTGCAGGCCAGCGGGCCCATCTTCGTGGGCTTCCGCGAGGGCTCCGACGACCTCGAACCCGTCGAGGATCCGCCCGCCGGGACGGTGTATGTGACGACCGTGTCCGCCGACGAGCTCCGTGCGCTGCTCCTCGACGCCGGCTACGTCGAGGTCGAGGTCGACGTCCGCCCCGACCTCAACGGCCGCCCGGCGTCGTGGCTGTACGGCTTCGGCCGCCTCCGGACCTAG
- the mnhG gene encoding monovalent cation/H(+) antiporter subunit G codes for MTQRALEALIAFLLLSGVGMNVAAAVGLRRFPDVLTRMHAASKPSMLGVVCALVAAALALGSIDAAMKLTLVAGLQLVTTPAGSHMVGRAVWKDRSEVHPDTDVA; via the coding sequence ATGACCCAGCGCGCGCTGGAGGCGCTCATCGCGTTCCTGCTCCTGAGCGGGGTCGGCATGAACGTGGCCGCCGCGGTCGGCCTGCGCCGCTTCCCCGACGTCCTCACCCGCATGCACGCCGCGAGCAAGCCGTCGATGCTCGGCGTCGTGTGTGCGCTGGTCGCGGCGGCGCTCGCGCTCGGAAGCATCGACGCGGCGATGAAGCTCACCCTCGTCGCGGGCCTCCAGCTCGTCACGACGCCCGCCGGCAGCCACATGGTGGGCCGGGCGGTCTGGAAGGACCGCAGCGAGGTGCACCCCGACACCGACGTCGCCTGA